In Musa acuminata AAA Group cultivar baxijiao chromosome BXJ2-3, Cavendish_Baxijiao_AAA, whole genome shotgun sequence, the following proteins share a genomic window:
- the LOC103977051 gene encoding probable RNA 3'-terminal phosphate cyclase-like protein, with product MGKTSYVRLKGSRQFRQRLLLSTLSSTPILVEDIRSDDTSPGLRPHEVSLLRLIEKVSDDCTVEINETGTKLRYKPGVLMGGKYLVHDCGLNRSMGYFLEPLILIGLFGKKPLSIRLKGITNDSKDPSVDTFRTTTLHMLKRFGVPLEGLELKIESRGAPPLGGGEVVLGVPIVPNSLTAAHWVDEGMVKSIRGVTFSTRVSPQIANRMIYAARGVFNRFIPDVHIFTDHRSGPAGGRSPGYGLSLVAETTSGCLISTDVAISYPKADETDVMEDSEEKPEMLPPEDVGVQAASMLLGEIEQGGVVDSTHQGLLFLLCALCPPDVSKVRVGKLTPYGIETLRNIRDFLGVKFVIKPDPTTNTVILKCVGCGLKNLSRKIA from the exons ATGGGGAAGACGTCGTATGTCAGGCTGAAGGGGAGCCGCCAGTTCCGGCAGCGTCTCCTCCTTTCGACGCTTTCCTCGACCCCGATCCTCGTGGAGGATATTCGCTCGGACGACACCTCGCCGGGGCTCCGGCCTCACGAGGTTTCCCTCCTCCGCCTCATCGAAAAGGTCTCCGACGACTGCACCGTTGAGATCAACGAGACCG GGACGAAACTGAGGTATAAGCCGGGAGTTCTTATGGGAGGGAAGTATTTAGTGCATGACTGTGGTCTCAACCGCTCCATGGGATACTTCCTCGAGCCGCTGATCTTGATCGGCCTGTTTGGCAAgaagcccctctcaattaggctcAAAG GGATCACAAATGATTCTAAGGATCCATCTGTTGATACCTTTCGGACAACAACATTGCATATGCTCAAGCGTTTTGGTGTCCCTTTAGAAGGACTGGAGTTGAAAATTGAGAGCCGGGGGGCTCCTCCTCTTGGTGGTGGGGAGGTTGTTCTGGGGGTTCCGATTGTACCAAACAGCTTGACC GCAGCCCATTGGGTTGATGAAGGAATGGTTAAGAGCATTAGAGGGGTGACATTCTCGACACGAGTATCTCCGCAGATTGCAAATCGTATGATATATGCAGCTCGTGGAGTCTTCAATCGCTTCATTCCTGATGTTCATATCTTTACGGACCACAGATCTGGTCCAGCTGGTGGAAG ATCACCAGGCTATGGCTTATCATTAGTTGCAGAAACTACTTCAGGCTGCTTGATTTCTACAGACGTTGCAATAAGCTATCCTAAAGCTGACGAGACAGATGTCATGGAAGATTCTGAGGAGAAGCCAGAGATGTTGCCTCCTGAGGATGTTGGTGTCCAAGCTGCTTCGATGTTACTTGGGGAGATAGAGCAAGGGGGTGTAGTTGATTCAACACACCAG GGCTTGCTCTTTCTCCTCTGTGCTCTATGCCCCCCAGATGTATCCAAGGTTCGTGTCGGGAAGCTAACACCATACGGGATAGAGACTCTTAGAAATATCAGAGATTTTCTTGGTGTCAAATTTGTTATAAAGCCTGATCCAACTACGAACACGGTCATACTGAAATGCGTTGGATGTGGGTTGAAGAATCTTTCAAGAAAGATAGCGTAA
- the LOC135606842 gene encoding uncharacterized protein LOC135606842 encodes MRRKKKPSFCGVGRPHSHHRTGGGDLFFCFTARRSAAAASSSSAAVMRTTSFKSLPSPGRSRDPSAAAPSLSASLSRRLRSSGSVKGGQSPMFPAVVGGRRKGVAFEAAEPSSPKVTCIGQVRVKSKKRKKASVMRSRSVRGSRREASFRRTEDASGPRERLPSRNQRWVHQLPMSICEALRAFGSEFNCFSPCGGRSLCSSSSASRSGDATEGECCEKRSSSCGAAFARWLMAAPEGKRREDMGVAAENKRDREMGTVTKEWVRREDLGLVAEMEKREEVVMVVKKGKEEEEEEEEEVEARVSICIPPKNALLLMRCRSDPVKMAALTSRFWDSQAVQVRVEEGGEEEEDSRDEDTDQCRESDEGTQGERDKEDTETEQVDQEEGVVEGSLQAVVSAEEPTQACEKIETKEEEVQVNLDQEKQNKDEDLKEGAAAELAEVNANTGVDPEELEVAAAEADKVKLEEKPDEKDYDNETRPEDREEKARRSSSCSSTADKEERLNRCISRARDGGRKRSSASRERDRRRRHSFSTEREASRPSLSSEKEVRRASFSTEGKGRWSFSIEKDGLKLEKEANDEETETKEDSWAEETGPNDTVEVQNMHRMDQEEVKDDDDGDRQQHGVESEAREKRKEEKTSTELPDCLLLMMYEPKLSMEVSKETWVCSTDFLEWHRHHPNNRTHLSSKAAATIITDTTSTGGAKVSDGTKGESSKKSTDKSSEKNETVAPMREAPWHPPPPPPALPTMVDAEKKLRGKVSVLQTPAQALAYGPFVLTRCKSEPMRSSVRLAPDACFWKDRHQPIGATGIGF; translated from the coding sequence ATGAGGCGGAAGAAGAAGCCTTCCTTTTGCGGAGTCGGCCGACCACACTCCCACCACCGAACCGGCGGTGGCGATCTCTTCTTCTGCTTTACTGCCCGccgctccgccgccgccgcctcttcttcctccgctgcCGTGATGCGCACGACCTCCTTCAAGTCGCTCCCCAGCCCCGGCCGCAGCCGCGACCCCTCGGCGGCGGCGCCGTCCCTTTCCGCCTCCCTCAGCCGCCGCCTCCGGAGCAGCGGCAGCGTCAAGGGCGGCCAGTCCCCGATGTTCCCCGCGGTCGTCGGCGGGAGGCGGAAAGGCGTCGCCTTTGAGGCGGCGGAGCCGTCCTCCCCCAAGGTCACTTGCATCGGTCAGGTGCGGGTGAAGAgcaaaaagaggaagaaggcCTCGGTGATGCGATCGCGTTCCGTGAGGGGGAGCCGGAGGGAGGCGAGCTTTCGGAGGACGGAGGACGCCAGCGGACCTCGAGAGCGCTTGCCGAGCAGGAATCAGAGGTGGGTGCATCAGCTCCCGATGAGCATCTGCGAGGCGCTGAGGGCATTCGGGTCGGAGTTCAACTGCTTCTCCCCTTGTGGTGGAAGGTCCCTCTGTTCCTCCTCTTCTGCGTCGAGATCGGGCGACGCAACCGAAGGAGAATGCTGCGAGAAGCGGTCGAGCTCCTGCGGGGCAGCATTCGCTAGGTGGTTGATGGCGGCCCCGGAGGGTAAGAGACGAGAGGACATGGGCGTGGCAGCCGAAAATAAAAGGGACAGAGAGATGGGAACGGTGACAAAGGAGTGGGTAAGGAGAGAAGACTTGGGGTTGGTAGCGGAGatggagaagagagaagaggtggtgatggtggtgaagaaagggaaggaggaagaggaggaggaggaggaggaggtggaagcAAGGGTCAGCATTTGCATTCCCCCGAAGAATGCTCTGCTGCTGATGAGATGCAGATCTGATCCGGTCAAAATGGCAGCCCTAACTAGCCGTTTCTGGGATTCGCAGGCCGTGCAGGTGCGCGTcgaggagggaggagaagaggaggaagatagTCGTGATGAGGACACAGATCAATGCCGAGAGTCTGACGAAGGAACACAGGGAGAGAGGGATAAAGAAGACACTGAAACGGAGCAAGTGGATCAGGAGGAGGGAGTGGTAGAAGGAAGCCTTCAAGCAGTGGTTTCGGCAGAAGAACCAACTCAAGCATGTGAGAAAATAGAGACAAAGGAAGAGGAGGTGCAGGTGAATCTAGATCAAGagaaacaaaataaggatgaGGACCtaaaagaaggggctgcagctgagcTTGCTGAAGTGAATGCAAACACAGGAGTTGATCCAGAAGAGCTAGAAGTTGCGGCAGCTGAAGCAGATAAAGTTAAGTTGGAAGAAAAACCAGATGAAAAGGATTATGACAATGAGACTCGGCCGGAGGATAGGGAGGAAAAAGCAAGGAGATCCAGCAGCTGCTCATCCACAGCAGACAAGGAGGAGAGATTGAATAGGTGCATTTCCAGGGCAAGAGATGGAGGAAGGAAGCGCAGCTCTGCTTCGAGGGAGAGGGACAGGCGGCGGCGGCATAGCTTCTCCACTGAGAGGGAGGCGAGTAGACCCAGCTTGAGTAGTGAAAAAGAAGTAAGGAGGGCGAGCTTCTCTACAGAAGGGAAGGGAAGATGGAGCTTCTCCATTGAGAAAGATGGTCTGAAACTAGAAAAGGAAGCAAATGACGAAGAAACGGAGACCAAAGAAGATAGCTGGGCAGAGGAGACAGGACCAAATGACACTGTTGAGGTTCAAAACATGCATAGAATGGATCAAGAAGAAGTTAAAGATGATGACGATGGAGACAGACAACAACATGGAGTAGAAAGTGAAGCAAGGGAAAAGAGAAAGGAGGAGAAAACGAGCACAGAGTTGCCCGACTGCCTTCTATTAATGATGTATGAGCCGAAGTTGTCGATGGAGGTTTCAAAAGAAACTTGGGTCTGTAGCACAGACTTCCTTGAGTGGCATCGCCACCACCCTAACAACCGGACTCATCTCTCTTCCAAAGCCGCCGCTACCATCATCACCGATACCACCAGCACCGGTGGTGCCAAGGTGAGTGATGGAACCAAAGGTGAATCAAGCAAGAAGAGCACAGATAAAAGCAGTGAGAAGAATGAAACGGTTGCACCCATGAGAGAGGCACCTTGGCAtccaccacctccaccaccagcaTTGCCCACTATGGTGGATGCAGAGAAGAAGCTGAGAGGCAAAGTTTCTGTGCTGCAAACACCCGCTCAAGCTCTGGCATATGGGCCGTTTGTGCTGACACGATGCAAGTCGGAGCCAATGAGGTCGTCGGTGAGGCTGGCTCCGGATGCTTGTTTTTGGAAGGACCGGCATCAGCCCATTGGGGCCACCGGAATTGGATTCTGA